The region TTCTATTTGGCAGCGGTAGGCACCTTTCGAGCAGGGTTTTCTGTCCGTACGGCTTTATTTTTGCGCAAAGTTTCTATTCGAATCTCTCTGTCGTATAAAAAAATCGAGAAAGAAATTCTTACGAGAAATAATCTCGCCCATTCGATGATTACCGTCTTCTCGCAGGATGCTCCCAGCCTTTAATCGCCACCACACTTTGCCTGCGTCGTTCTAACGCATGCTCGATTTTTATCGTGAGTAATTCGTAAACATCTACCCCGGGAATATTTTTCTCGATGTAATCGAAAGCGCCACGCTTCATACATTCCACAGCGTTCTTCACATTCCCGTAGGCAGTCATGACGATGACCTCAGCGAAAATATCCCTCCCGAAAGCCGCTTGCAGCACATGAATCCCCGCTTCAGGGTCTTCCATGCTCATGTCGGTAACGATAACGTCGTACGGGTCGGGTGCAGACTGAATCTGCTCTATTCCTTCCGCAGCCGACAAAGCGGTGTCAACCGTGTACCCCTGGCGTTCGAGTCTTCTTTTTACGGCGCGGCAAACGTCTTCCTCGTCGTCTATTACTAAAATTTTATACATAAAACTATTTTCGATAACTTCTTAGGATTATAGCCCGGAACCCCCGATAGGGCGTCACCGTCAAATAAAAAGAGTGTGCTAAGATTGCTTTGGCGTATCCGGTTTAGGAAAAGAGTGTCCCTTCTTTGACAAAACTGCAGATTTTTACCCGTAAAATCTACCAAGATTTTGCTCTCGGAAGCGAACTCTTCCCGACACTTCGATACGTCTTGTGATATAGTAGTACTACGGCTCGCATTGTGCGAGTTCGTGTTTTGGCAATATATTCTCCAGTGGAGGAACTAATATGCATATGCAACTAAAACGCAAGGGCTTTACCCTAATAGAGCTCCTCGTCGTAATAGCGATCATCGCTATTTTGGCTGCCATCCTCTTCCCCGTCTTCCAAGAAGCCAAGGAGGCTGCAAAGCGCACTAAATGCCTTAGCAACTTCAACCAAACAAACAAAGCGCTTCAGGAATACGCGAGCGATTGGGACGAAAAATCGGTGCTCACCAACTGGATCCCTTGTACTGCCTCATGGTGCTGTTCAAATACACCCATAGGCCCGAATAGGAGTTGGCCACAACTCGCAATGTCTTACATTACGAACTGGGAAGTCATCCGTTGTCCTGCCGACCCCGACGCTACAGACCAAGGGCTTTCTATTTACCCAGGTTGCAATAACGCCGGCAAAACCACATACGGCAATAAAGAGGAAACTCAGTTCGCCTGGGCAACGCGCACTAACCATGGTCTCAACTCCCAATACTTCTGTCCTGAAGTTATCTGGGCTGACGGCAAGCAAGGCGCTGCACCTATATCCTTCTCCCAAGTCGAGGCTGCAGGAGACTGCATCATGACCCTCGACAGCATTTGGGATAGAACCTCGAAGGGATATCCAAGCGGTGGCGGAAACTGGGCTTTAGACCCGCCTTGTCGTTACTTCAAAGACCCAGCATCCGGAGCAACCAAAGACACTTTCCCGCTTCCTGGCGGCATCAGTGGCTTTTATTGGTTCGGCGGTTGGAATCCGACCGCAGACTGCGCTTGGAACATCTTCGGTGGTGTCTTCGTGTTCCATCAAGGGAAAATCATGTGGACGCCATGTAGCAACAGCACCGACCACACCTGGAGACATCGCAACTACGGCTCGGTCATCGTATCCTTTGCGGATAGCCACAACAAACTTCTCCGCATAGACCAA is a window of Fimbriimonadales bacterium DNA encoding:
- a CDS encoding response regulator, translating into MYKILVIDDEEDVCRAVKRRLERQGYTVDTALSAAEGIEQIQSAPDPYDVIVTDMSMEDPEAGIHVLQAAFGRDIFAEVIVMTAYGNVKNAVECMKRGAFDYIEKNIPGVDVYELLTIKIEHALERRRQSVVAIKGWEHPARRR
- a CDS encoding prepilin-type N-terminal cleavage/methylation domain-containing protein — encoded protein: MHMQLKRKGFTLIELLVVIAIIAILAAILFPVFQEAKEAAKRTKCLSNFNQTNKALQEYASDWDEKSVLTNWIPCTASWCCSNTPIGPNRSWPQLAMSYITNWEVIRCPADPDATDQGLSIYPGCNNAGKTTYGNKEETQFAWATRTNHGLNSQYFCPEVIWADGKQGAAPISFSQVEAAGDCIMTLDSIWDRTSKGYPSGGGNWALDPPCRYFKDPASGATKDTFPLPGGISGFYWFGGWNPTADCAWNIFGGVFVFHQGKIMWTPCSNSTDHTWRHRNYGSVIVSFADSHNKLLRIDQIAQGCDVKNAWGGYVWDRDLYLWDLK